From Legionella adelaidensis, one genomic window encodes:
- a CDS encoding recombinase family protein, with amino-acid sequence MKIGYARVSTTEQNLELQLAALKEAGCSRIFQEKISGAKKDRPELERLLDQLRPNDVVVVWKLDRLARSTHHLLEFVERIRIVEASFFSLSEPWADTTSHAGKMIMTVFAGIAEFERDLIRERTSAGRIAAKQRGIRFGRPKKMNEEQKLLAKRLLEEDKTVSEVAKTFNVHKATIYRLLDKEHAYNESF; translated from the coding sequence ATGAAAATTGGATATGCTCGAGTTTCGACCACTGAACAAAATTTAGAATTGCAATTAGCAGCACTGAAAGAAGCTGGATGCAGTCGTATTTTTCAAGAAAAAATTTCAGGAGCAAAAAAAGATCGTCCTGAATTAGAGCGCTTACTGGATCAACTTCGCCCTAATGACGTAGTGGTTGTTTGGAAATTGGATAGGTTAGCTCGCTCTACTCATCATTTATTGGAATTTGTAGAACGAATAAGGATAGTCGAAGCTTCCTTTTTCTCCCTTTCTGAGCCATGGGCAGATACAACGTCTCATGCAGGTAAAATGATCATGACCGTATTTGCAGGTATTGCTGAATTTGAGCGTGATTTAATTCGTGAGCGCACTTCTGCAGGACGTATAGCGGCTAAACAACGCGGAATTCGATTTGGTCGTCCTAAAAAAATGAATGAGGAACAAAAATTGTTAGCCAAGCGCTTACTGGAGGAAGATAAGACGGTAAGTGAAGTTGCTAAAACATTTAATGTTCATAAAGCCACAATCTATCGTTTATTAGATAAAGAGCATGCCTATAATGAATCATTCTAA
- a CDS encoding phosphotransferase enzyme family protein: protein MNHSNNLSGGRENQIIKIGNTVHRPTGKWTKQIHKLLLHLRHTGFYSVPEPLGFDDQGREIVSFIEGDVSNYPLSPNASSIKALLSAALLLRNFHDTTQSFLDKIIIENNNWQLPARQPYEVICHGDYAPYNIVLNGVVAVGIIDFDTCHPGPRVWDIAYALYRWCPFTNPNNQDGFGSIEEQIKRARLFCRSYGLANEKRLELAELMVERLQVLVDFMFSQASLGDETCKLNIKEGHHLLYLDDIKYIKNNLIALVSGITD from the coding sequence ATGAATCATTCTAACAACCTGTCAGGAGGACGCGAGAATCAAATTATAAAAATTGGAAATACGGTTCATCGGCCAACAGGAAAATGGACGAAACAAATACATAAACTACTTCTGCATTTACGTCATACGGGCTTTTACTCTGTCCCAGAGCCTTTAGGGTTTGATGATCAGGGTAGAGAAATAGTCAGTTTTATAGAAGGAGATGTCAGTAATTACCCTTTGAGCCCTAATGCATCATCAATTAAAGCGTTACTTTCAGCGGCTTTATTACTACGTAACTTCCATGATACAACACAAAGTTTTTTGGACAAGATCATCATTGAAAACAATAACTGGCAACTTCCTGCTCGCCAACCTTATGAGGTTATCTGTCATGGCGATTACGCGCCCTATAATATTGTGTTAAATGGAGTAGTAGCTGTTGGGATTATTGATTTTGATACATGTCATCCAGGTCCTCGGGTATGGGATATTGCTTATGCTTTATATCGATGGTGTCCATTTACAAATCCCAACAATCAGGATGGATTTGGCTCTATTGAAGAACAAATTAAAAGAGCTCGTTTATTTTGTCGCTCTTATGGTTTAGCTAATGAAAAAAGACTGGAATTGGCAGAATTAATGGTTGAGCGATTACAGGTGTTAGTTGACTTTATGTTTTCTCAAGCGAGTTTAGGCGATGAGACTTGTAAACTAAATATTAAAGAAGGACATCATTTACTTTATTTAGATGATATTAAATATATTAAAAACAATTTGATTGCATTGGTATCTGGAATTACTGATTAA
- a CDS encoding YihY/virulence factor BrkB family protein produces the protein MKFIWNLTFFKKILTCWSEDKAPTLSAALAYYTIFSLCPLIIICIAIGGFFLEEEMVQGKVLNQIASLIGMSAAQQIKTMIGLVNQTPTDGFNFIFGIVVLIFGASGFFGQLQTSMNAIWHVKPPKDRGIWKIIKDRFLSVTLVLGVAFLLLVSLILSTVLTTISQYLSNFFPGSIFIHTMLDFIVSMGSITVLFALLFKVLPDVDLEWKDVWIGAFFTAILFSVGKILLSLYLTKGNIGSAFGAAGALIIILVWVFYSAQILFIGAEFTKVYTEYRRNGIKTTKGAKSTRY, from the coding sequence ATGAAATTTATTTGGAATCTCACATTTTTTAAAAAAATTTTAACTTGCTGGAGTGAGGATAAAGCGCCTACTCTTTCAGCAGCCCTAGCCTATTATACTATTTTCTCATTATGTCCCCTTATTATTATTTGTATTGCAATTGGAGGATTTTTTTTAGAAGAAGAGATGGTACAAGGGAAGGTGCTTAATCAAATTGCTTCCCTCATTGGAATGAGCGCAGCTCAACAAATTAAAACCATGATTGGTCTGGTGAATCAAACCCCTACAGATGGGTTTAATTTTATTTTCGGTATTGTGGTATTAATCTTTGGCGCCTCAGGTTTTTTTGGGCAATTACAAACTAGCATGAACGCTATTTGGCATGTGAAACCGCCAAAGGACAGAGGTATATGGAAAATTATTAAAGATCGTTTTTTATCCGTTACTTTAGTATTAGGGGTAGCCTTTTTATTATTGGTTTCACTTATATTAAGCACGGTCCTAACAACAATAAGTCAATATTTAAGTAATTTTTTTCCAGGAAGCATCTTTATCCACACAATGCTGGATTTTATTGTTTCCATGGGCTCAATAACTGTTCTTTTTGCTTTGCTTTTTAAAGTATTACCTGATGTCGACTTGGAATGGAAAGATGTATGGATAGGTGCTTTTTTCACCGCCATATTGTTCTCAGTTGGTAAAATTTTATTAAGTTTATATCTTACGAAAGGTAATATTGGCAGTGCTTTTGGGGCTGCAGGCGCACTTATTATTATATTAGTGTGGGTTTTTTATTCGGCACAAATTTTATTTATTGGTGCAGAATTTACCAAAGTTTACACAGAATATCGAAGGAATGGGATAAAAACTACTAAAGGCGCAAAGTCTACGCGCTATTAA
- a CDS encoding FAD-dependent oxidoreductase, giving the protein MEILHSKATRPIWEVKVREKKLPALKKDIQVDTVIIGAGITGITTALELIKEGQTVAILEALTVGSGTTGHSTGNLYIAIQPLYSGITASKEVKSNIAQARAKAINYIEETVQEHNLDCYFSRRPFYFYANENNGLNLLENEVNELKELGVAIKYSDEMEAPVPFKKAALIENQARFNPFLYVVELAQILINKGCEIYEHTPVEAMEKTEEGYLLKTPSGMVKAKKVVMATHIPKGIDSTQMVEAPYRSYVIAVSLKGNKYPNGHFWCMDDSHYITSTHAINGPHINSLMVAGNHHKTGQGNKNYYQEIMDYIDTHYEVEAIDHHWSAQHYQTADKRPFIGLKEENLYIATGYFADGLTYGTMAGKLLADLIVGKKNKLADIVDPNRHKPFVAAPQIVKENFNVLCQYMKDYPGGGTISDVKELQPDSGGVIEVKGEKYAVYKDELQGLHVVSAVCTHMKCIVNWNPGEKTWDCPCHGSRFSIEGEVIEGPAMANLQKIKSLKE; this is encoded by the coding sequence ATGGAAATACTGCATAGCAAAGCCACAAGGCCAATATGGGAAGTAAAAGTTAGAGAAAAAAAACTTCCTGCCCTAAAGAAAGATATTCAGGTAGATACCGTAATTATTGGAGCAGGAATTACGGGCATAACAACTGCCCTGGAATTGATAAAAGAAGGCCAAACCGTTGCTATTCTTGAGGCTCTTACGGTAGGAAGCGGTACTACCGGCCACTCGACGGGTAATCTGTATATTGCTATCCAACCACTTTATTCTGGAATAACCGCTAGTAAAGAGGTTAAGTCCAATATTGCCCAAGCAAGAGCTAAAGCTATCAATTACATTGAAGAAACAGTACAAGAGCACAACCTTGATTGTTATTTTAGTCGTCGTCCTTTTTATTTCTACGCCAATGAAAATAACGGCCTAAACTTATTGGAAAATGAAGTAAATGAATTAAAAGAATTAGGCGTGGCGATAAAGTATAGCGATGAGATGGAAGCTCCGGTGCCTTTTAAAAAAGCAGCACTGATTGAAAATCAAGCGCGATTTAATCCTTTTCTCTACGTTGTCGAACTGGCTCAGATTTTAATAAACAAAGGGTGTGAGATATATGAGCATACTCCTGTGGAAGCCATGGAAAAAACAGAAGAAGGTTATCTATTAAAGACACCGAGCGGCATGGTTAAAGCCAAAAAAGTGGTGATGGCCACACACATCCCCAAAGGGATAGACAGCACCCAAATGGTAGAAGCACCTTACCGAAGTTATGTCATTGCAGTTTCATTAAAAGGAAATAAATACCCCAATGGGCATTTTTGGTGTATGGACGACTCCCATTATATTACTAGTACCCATGCAATTAACGGACCCCATATTAATTCCCTAATGGTAGCTGGCAACCATCACAAAACCGGTCAAGGAAACAAGAATTATTATCAAGAAATTATGGATTACATTGATACGCATTACGAGGTAGAAGCTATTGATCACCATTGGTCCGCACAACATTACCAAACGGCTGACAAGCGGCCTTTTATTGGCTTAAAAGAAGAAAATTTATATATAGCAACCGGGTATTTTGCTGATGGCTTAACTTACGGAACGATGGCAGGAAAATTACTTGCCGATTTAATTGTCGGGAAAAAGAATAAATTGGCGGATATAGTAGACCCTAACCGGCATAAACCATTTGTTGCAGCCCCTCAGATTGTAAAAGAAAATTTTAATGTTCTTTGCCAATATATGAAGGATTATCCAGGCGGCGGTACTATCAGCGACGTCAAAGAACTACAGCCGGATTCTGGCGGAGTTATAGAAGTAAAAGGTGAAAAATATGCAGTCTATAAAGATGAGTTGCAGGGTTTACATGTGGTATCAGCGGTGTGTACCCATATGAAATGCATTGTAAACTGGAATCCGGGCGAAAAAACATGGGACTGCCCGTGCCATGGAAGCCGTTTTAGTATTGAGGGTGAAGTAATTGAGGGGCCAGCAATGGCCAATTTACAAAAAATTAAGTCATTAAAGGAGTAA
- a CDS encoding DUF2269 domain-containing protein gives MMLYLWIKYIHILSSTIVFGTGIGTAAVMVYGHLYQDIAVKVAIYRYVVIADWIFTSTSGFVQLISGLALVYIANIPITTFWILGGLIGYSITAICWFIVVYLQIKIKQIAEVTYATGKPLSVTYYRYFYLWFFLGWPAFISLLIVFYLMVLKPYSLFGS, from the coding sequence ATGATGCTTTATTTATGGATTAAATACATACATATATTAAGTTCCACCATTGTTTTCGGTACCGGAATTGGCACCGCGGCTGTTATGGTCTATGGACATTTATACCAAGATATAGCCGTAAAAGTAGCCATTTATCGCTATGTAGTGATCGCGGATTGGATTTTTACGAGCACTTCCGGTTTTGTGCAACTCATTAGCGGGCTTGCTTTGGTTTATATAGCTAACATTCCGATAACCACTTTTTGGATCCTTGGAGGCTTAATTGGGTACAGTATTACTGCTATATGTTGGTTTATAGTAGTGTATTTGCAGATAAAAATTAAACAAATAGCCGAGGTAACCTATGCTACGGGAAAGCCGTTGTCAGTCACTTATTACCGCTATTTCTATCTATGGTTTTTCTTAGGTTGGCCCGCTTTTATTAGCCTTTTAATTGTGTTTTACTTAATGGTGCTTAAACCGTATTCTTTATTCGGAAGTTAA
- a CDS encoding SDR family oxidoreductase codes for MKILVTGATGFVGSLVTCKLLEAGLQVVCAVKNTELAKGQFPQAEIVYCDFYTDHHVEDWLPKLAAIDVVINCVGIFYNKNKEVLWDVHFRTPKALFQACEQTGVKRIIHLSALGIEDYDTAYAKSKLAAETFLKNESAVPFFILKPSFIYGAEAKGGMVLLRSLAVFPGFIPLPANGTQYFQPIYVHDLVNIMLVLLDKPFAQSKSIACVSEKPMSLKEILNHLALWLGRTKCYFLPIPAFFLNLGGFLGNLFKNPLINSDAVQMLLKGNKASPQQVQDLENITGIKPLGFEKGLQRFSSTEQDKWYAKLFLLQPLLRLSLAFMWLFSAIVSAIFFKEESYQLLSTVNIPAYWQAYFLYGACCINFFIGLSLLFNLKIKSNCIIQIFVIIFYTLIITLFIPFYWLEPFGPIVKNIPILVSILILYAMEP; via the coding sequence ATGAAAATACTAGTCACAGGAGCGACAGGTTTTGTCGGTTCTTTAGTAACCTGCAAACTTTTAGAAGCCGGCCTCCAAGTTGTCTGTGCAGTAAAAAATACGGAGTTGGCGAAGGGGCAATTTCCTCAAGCTGAAATTGTATACTGTGATTTTTATACTGATCATCATGTAGAAGATTGGTTGCCAAAATTAGCAGCTATTGATGTAGTTATTAACTGTGTCGGGATTTTTTATAATAAAAATAAAGAAGTGCTTTGGGATGTACATTTTAGAACCCCAAAAGCTCTATTTCAAGCCTGCGAACAAACGGGGGTTAAGCGAATTATTCATTTGTCTGCTTTAGGAATTGAAGATTATGATACTGCCTATGCAAAAAGTAAGCTGGCAGCAGAAACATTTTTAAAAAATGAATCCGCTGTACCTTTCTTTATTTTAAAACCCTCTTTTATATATGGAGCTGAAGCGAAAGGAGGAATGGTTCTGCTTCGTAGTCTCGCTGTATTCCCTGGATTCATTCCTTTACCAGCTAATGGTACGCAATACTTTCAGCCTATTTATGTCCATGATCTGGTTAATATTATGCTCGTATTGTTGGACAAACCCTTCGCGCAATCAAAAAGCATTGCTTGCGTTAGCGAAAAACCAATGTCATTAAAAGAGATCCTCAATCACCTAGCCTTATGGCTAGGAAGAACAAAATGCTATTTTTTACCCATTCCCGCGTTTTTTCTAAATTTAGGTGGCTTTTTGGGCAACCTATTTAAAAATCCTTTAATAAACAGCGATGCGGTACAAATGTTATTAAAAGGGAATAAAGCGAGTCCCCAACAAGTTCAGGATTTGGAAAATATAACGGGTATTAAACCTCTTGGTTTTGAAAAAGGGTTGCAACGCTTTTCGAGTACTGAGCAAGATAAATGGTATGCTAAATTATTTTTATTACAGCCGTTATTGCGCTTAAGTCTTGCTTTTATGTGGTTGTTCTCGGCCATTGTGAGTGCGATTTTCTTTAAAGAAGAGTCTTATCAACTCTTATCTACTGTGAACATACCTGCTTATTGGCAAGCGTATTTTTTATATGGGGCTTGCTGTATTAATTTTTTTATTGGTCTCTCTTTGCTCTTTAATCTAAAAATTAAATCAAATTGTATAATTCAAATCTTCGTAATTATTTTTTATACTTTAATAATCACATTATTTATACCTTTTTACTGGTTAGAACCGTTTGGACCGATAGTAAAAAATATTCCCATTTTAGTGAGCATTTTAATTTTGTATGCCATGGAGCCATGA